tacgttcattcactgatccaaAAAAGGTTggtcatgcctttaatggggtcgagctAGCTCGGGTCTGCGGGTTTCTAGGCTTTTTGGTTAACATTATAATTAAACACAAtgagttcaaaattttaatattattctacTACACTTGGAGCAACCGAAATGGCTAAATTTAACCCTTTAGTGACTCTCAAATGCGTTAACAACATATAACATGACACCcgtaaaatataattagttaaaaatggtattacctatatttttaaataaatggaaattattttttataatgtgaagTTGGTAAATTTCTTACCTCTGGCGAATATTagattcatgaaaattaaaaaaattgaaacagtaACCTTctggaaatttatatttatttatgtaaacattttactattattatttttttaattttccttttgtgtgtcatgtttttatttagtGACTTACTTTTAAACACCACTCTGTGTAAAAGGCTTAGCATTCTTTTATGGAATACTTGTGAAGGTCGACTTTTATCCATTGGAATGTATTTTCCCACtacttttaattattctattttatgtCGAGTAGGTACCATCgatttattaaacatatatgGTAGGGTAGTTGATAGCAGAAATTTTCGCACAATTTGAGTAAGGTTGAGAACAAATTTTGTCGATAGTGTTGACCCAATACATGAGTAACCTTGTGGTCTCCCAAACCGTATACGTTGCAGAGTCCGGGCGCGAGACCGAAAtgccaaaaaaaaacattttttaatttacaattttaccataaatgaaacttatttttaatgatttcgcAGAATtaactatacgaaataacaattttgagtaaaacttttcagtccgtttttgcctaaactgtacggtttgcgggaaaatgtttcgaacaataaattttacttttttaatcaattcaataacaactttctaatttaacgtgctcatctatcgattaccaatTATTgaatagagtgagcttttcattgagcttgaaaaccttgGTCAGGTTTAATGTCtgcgataaaagttatttttcgggTTTCAAGcatattttaacttaaaaaatacacCCTATATATTATGTTCATCAGGACTCAAGCTACAAGCcacaattttcatgtttttttaaagttcattaataaaatgcatataattTTCAGTTATGGAACAATACACATTCACAACAGTCAGTAGTTCCCGCATGCAGAAAGTCATTAGAATTATTACAAACAGACTACTTGGATTTATATTTAGTTCATTGGCCTGTTGGATTCAAAGTAagttattaatgaattaattgtaaaccAGGCTTATTTGGCGTAATCGCAAGAAAACTTTTCGGTAAAAGTATACTTTAGAGAATACAACAAATTTAGAATTCAAAGATATAGAAAACCCTTTTAAAGAgcattattttatcgtttttttgtGTGCCCAAATGTAATCATTTTGAGTAGAATAAGAGTTGACTTCTATTTTTGTGTTGTGAAAATCCTAATCGTTTAATATCGAAAGTTCCCAACCAAGTGTGTGAGAATTGTCAGCTCCTATACTAGAGGTATAAATAAAACGGTCGCAGTGTATCTCAAAAAGGGTgcgagaataaaaaaataaactgaccTCGAAGAATTTTCTTACGAGTTCACCATCTCAGCTTGGCTCTGTTACTAActatactatttaaataataaatttaattaaaatattcttgtATATAAAAGGAAGGCGATGAATTAACACCTAAAACAGAAGACGGCAAAGTTGCCACATCTGATATTGATTATATAGAGACATGGCGTGGAATGGAAGAATGTGCTCGTTTGGGTCTGGCTCGAGCCATTGGTGTGTCCAATTTTAATCATGAACAGCTAGAAAGAATTTTATCAGTAGCTGAAATTAAGCCAACAGTAAATCAAGTAGAATGTAATCCAAAtattaatcaaaagaaattgattCAGTATTGTAAGGAACATGACATTGTCGTAACTGCATATTGTCCTTTGGGTAAAGCTGCTGAAGCGAGAACTAAACCAGGTGCACCAGTAGCATCAATGGAAGAACCAGGTGTCATTGAAATTGCAGCCAAGTACAAGAAAACTCCTGCTCAAGTTGTATTGAGGTATTTGGTaagtaaaaattctaaataattactTGGCAAGTTTTTAAATTCCTTACAAGAAGTATTTGATAAAACCtacagtaattaatttttcgaaaatctgaaatgttttaaattttactgattaattctgaaaaagtcttactcTTACTTTCACTAAATTTTCCAAGTGgtgaaaaatatcatttttctataAACATTTTCGGATAGTTTAAGACCCAAGTAAATAAAATTCGTGCAGTACATCGTTATGATTTCGAAATTATGGGAATTTTTTCGGATTAAAATTTGAGTAAATACATCACCAAGCCCCTTGCTCTATCTCAAAGACATTTAAATCGGATAGACATGAAATTAATACATACATTAATCAGATTTAATGTAGAAGTTCATACCTTTCAATAACGGTcttaccctggtggaaaaaatatttgaaaaaataataagtctGAAAATCTCTGAAAAATTCTGAGgaactctgaatttctcaacgtttttgaCTGCCTAATTCCAAAGTTCCTAAGAATTTTTCAGAGGCATAAGACTTATTAAGATTTAATAAGTTTGGATAACTTTGAATTAGACAGcccaaaaacgttgagaaattcagagtcattcagagttcctaagaatttttcagaatttaaaaacttattttttcttcaaatattttttccacgatggtattatgttaaatattcataaattacttttttgttttagattCAGCATGGAGTAGTTGTAATTCCAAAATCAATAACAAAATCACGTATTATTGAAAACATTGATTGTTTTGATTTTACATTGGATCAAAAGGAAATGGATTATTTcgatactttaaataaaaatattcgactTGCTACATTCAAGGACTGTAAAgatcataaatattttccatttaatctAGAATATTGATCTTATTGTGTTTAAATAAaggatttttctaataaatttgtattttctttcaaaGAACCTTACTACGAATATCTATTTCTAAGATGGACTTATCAAGCATAAAATTGTCGTCCAGATAtacttaattaacaaaaaaaattaacagacaGCTCATTCGAAACTTTCGAACAGTCAAGAAAGGTCTGGGAAATGATTacaagtatttttgaaaatcaaatgcTTAagagtaataattttgaaaatcaaatgtTCAAGAGTATGTACTATAATTTCCCTAACGTGTGGAATAAAATCTTTTGAGATTAAGCTATAGACAGTGTACGTcatttttgtagttaaccaatcaaaaaataacttagacaacagttgcagagtttgagtgtggacatcatgttctgacattagaTTGGAGCTAGTTCTTCGGGTTAAATAGATTCGTTCGCAAAAACGCTCTGTGCAAACCTCAAATATTATTGTGTAGGAAGTCCAGGCTAGGGtacgataaaaatttgataattctaGCTCTAAGGATACTTTGACTTCTCTTTCTGGCGTTactatagttattatttattaaaccatTTTAATACTGTATTGACttatttagaaaagttttattcttaggaaattttagttttaatttttacttaaaacatgaatttatttatcttttaaatagttattacaataatttgtagaataaatcaaaaattttttgtttctttcattaattaatatacaaaaataatgtcaattcctactgtaaaattaaataatggatTGGAAATTCCAACAATGGGGCTTGGAACTTTAAGGGTATAATATTTTGCATTATAAAGGACTTGcgtcaaataatattattacctaTACAACGAATTAGGTCCCACCAGAGCatgcaaaacaaataataatggaaGCAATAGATATTGGTTATCGTTTATTTGATTGTGCTTATAGTTATCAAAATGAATTACAAATTGGCCAGGGCATTCGCGCTAAAATAGAAGATGGCACAGTTAAACGAGAAGAATTAACCATTGTGTCAAAGGTGAATTTCATTTTATCAAGAAACAACATATAAGGGGAATTGATTTCCCTACAGACagcgtctgtctgtctgtggtatcgtagcgcctaaacggatgaaccggtttcgatttttcttgtttcgtttgaaaagtaatttaatggagagtgttcttagatttgtttcaagtgcgagtttagagttccataactgaaaaatttgtcgcggtttttttaattctgtaaatttcacttgtttttgttaacCATATGATTTTAATCGGTGCTTATTTACTTAAAAGATAGtgcttttataataaactataacTAGCTCCATCCGTGcggaattccgctcccgtagttaccgtaacccgtttctaaaaacaacaaatttcgtagaaaagtggtgaaaaaatcataagttcttaaattaatattaagagaacatgtattaaaaatagttattatatgtctagagCATTAGGAAAGCATCTgttaaaactaacatgtttgcccaataaacttattatttaaatttatgatattttttcgttcaaattatttgccgtgtgtttcctaagcggtacatttttggaccgtgaatacattttttgtcaAACCTAGGtctaataagcttgaaaatgagaggtgaattatgaaatttgataaaggaataagaaagataagggtaggacagaaaaaaattctagagtaatattatataagatTCCTTTAGGTATGGAATACATTTCACAGTCAATCAGCTGTATATGAGAGTTGTCAGAAAGCTTTACAAGTGTTTGGCTTAACATATATTGATATCTACCTTATTCATTGGCCAATGGGCTTTAAGGTAAGATAAATATGACATTAAAAGTTCgtttgaacaaaatttacacAATCTTAATATGATCCGTAgaagaaattataatatatttgtaggAAAATAAAGACCAAATTATTCCAATTGAGAAGGgaaatgtattattttctgACATTGATTACTTGGAAACATGGAGAGGTATGGAAAACTGTTTTAGAAACGGTTTAGTCAAAGCTATTGGTGTATCCAATTTTAATCAAGAACAACTATCACGTTTAATAgacaaatgttttattttacctacaataaatcaaattgaatGTAATCCTCACATGAATCAAAGTGCTTTGAGAGCATTTTGTAAGGACTTTGGAATTGTAATAATGGCATATGCTCCATTAGAACGtggtttaaaaattcaatttggaaaaatacCGTCTTTATTTGAGGAACCAATACTAAAGCAATTACAGagaaaatataagaaaacaTTATGTCAAATAATAATTCGTTATTTGGTAAGCAATTTTGAATGCTCTTATACTGCAGAAGTTCGAACGGTACCAGATATATCAAAATCTGGTCAAGGAACCAGTAaatcacaaattataaaaaacactgCAGTTGGTCCTTTGTGTATTTTGCAGCCCTGGGGCTAATTggagaattttttgttttttgtgaatTATTGGCATCTTGACCAAAATTTGACCTCACAACTGGTTTCATTCGATTTGGCGTAAAAAATACATCACAGAAATGTTCAAAATAGATTCAGACCTACACGGGACCACTTACGatttcgtaatcaacactggctatacatggtatttcaacaattaactcagtcaattgtttgtttgcacttGTTTAGATTCAATTAGGCACCATTCCAATACCAAAAACGATTAACAAAAGAAgacttaaagaaaatattaacgtGTTTAATTTTAACCTCACGCGTATTGATATGGAAAAAATAGATACTCTAAACCATAATATAAGACATTATCTATTTTTGGAAGCTGAACAACACCAACATTATCCATTTGACATTTATTGGAATCGTCAGTAATTTCTTagtctatacattttttgtgtatagactatttatacattttgtgtGTAAATGCTGATATTTTGATTCAGAAgcatacacaaaattttaagaaatacctGATCTCTTAGCTGGAAACATCAAATAGATGTTTTCAACTCTCCTTTTTAATAAAAGGACTTGGGACAACTAAGTAATTTAGTCATCATGACCGAAAATTTGAGCCGATTAAAGAAATATATCTTAaatcaataacattttttttttttaaataatttccttatgaaaataaatatttaactgaattctttacaagttttttttacaaaattctaaacGTCTTATCCTAAGCTTTTATTATCAGATTGTGTatgctaatttttattaaatttggataattattttttgagaactgataaatggtaagtaacctggtagtctaaattggaactacagTAAACGGGCCGGGCCcatttcctgttttaattagttcgaattattatcgccagttgatGGGATtctgatttaaatttgaatatcttGATAtgtctttaaaaattgtaagtacaagtattattgccatctggtagtctaaattgaaATTACTGAAAACAGGCCcatttcctgttttaattaatagtctcccagttatcaatagcTAATTTTGCTAAATTTACCTAGGAATCACATGGAAGTTGGATTAGGAGTTGTCCTGGATGACAGTCCAGCAGTATTACCGCTGATCCACCAGGCAGACAATTcagtataaatttttagtatatctAACGacgattaaaatttcattataaatgaaACTTAAGTATTTCGTGTCAATtcttaaattatgttatttgttatacatttaacttatatttttcttttgaatcaatTATCTTCTAGATCTTAAATAGTTGcttagttaaatttaaaattatatccgGTTTTGAAATGATGTTCAGCTAAAGTACCTACTGTTGtctattttaagtatatttttaatttatctagaTATTTTGTCAATCAAATTTTCTATCATTAGGgagaatatcttttgttataaacgattgtaacaaaattttcgatgtgtaAAATGTCGATTATCTTGTTTTTAGTTAttcatatcataaataataaaatatatcattttgttaaattatcacGATAATTTATCTGACTTGTTGATATAAATAGGAAGGAAATATGGACATTAAATACTAGATGTTACCCGTCATTACATTCGTGCCATACCCCATTATATTACCAGAAAGGTTAGGTAAAAAAATACCAGGAATCAAAAAATGCTGGGAATagtctataattaaaaatatgatcgtttttttaattgaaaaataaagagaatatgGTGTCCGGAAGTAGGGTACTTCTGTTCCACCCTACaggcgtaaatcgaaaaagcacaagttCGCATGAATATGACTTTGTTAAGTACACGtggcaaacattttccaccgacTCCCATACAAATCGACTGGGGAGGAGTCGCTTCCTTGGTCAAATATTCCATTTCCTACTATAAAATGAATcactttgtatttataaaatataaatcaaatatgcagtgtattgtaatttaaatttagtaaattactAATTTATGTATGAATTACTAATATCTgtatttaaacgaaaaatttgatcaaatcaaattcagtatttattaaaaaatgtgtcgaAATAATCATTCTCGTGAAAATCGATTAATACGTTTAAATGAAATCATACGACCATTACAtacattatcaaaattttttggtttggcTCCATATCATTTAAATCTAAATTCAATTGAATCCATAACAATATTAAGTGTGGTCGCATTTTTAATAcctttttgtataatatttggtatattaatATTCATTGGCCATTATATGGAATCAAATTACACGGAAACAAATATTATTGGGTTGATATTACGtgtagaattttattttggattaaTAATGATggcaacaaatattatttttgctggAATCAGACAAAAAAGATTGCAATATACGTTAAATCAGTTGAAGGGCATTGATCAAGCATTTTCAAATTATGGTATACATTTATCTTATACTTATGCATTGCGTGTATCGTATATGGAAGTGGTTGTTATCATACTGATTTTTTGCATAATTGAAGGTTAGCCGGGTCAATAAACggtgaaaatgatccaaatccTTTAATCCTGAAGAACAGTTTccgtttttatgattttttttggaatgcttgtttttgtatgttatataaataaaaataacacgaAAAAATTATACCGAACTCGCAGCGACTGCATTTTAAACTACAATCCCATGCTAAAATCTTTTGGGTAAAATGACCTCCCAGGAATCATGTTAAAAAAGATGcccctatatgtaaaagtaagtttaagcactaGCAAATATGTAAAGCGTTGCTGGAAACAATCTctgaagcgaattacataaacgtcgtacagaaataaatcacgcAGGGCTTCGAAAATTGACGAGATAAAAAACTTCCGTAACCGCTGCTTTTACACTGCACTAGGTTTCCCGTCATTTTTAGAAGGTTCTCCAACACACGGAAAAAATACTTCATCGTGACTTCTCATTTGTACCTGAGACGGCATAATTCTCACCTatattcctggtgggtcattttatcgataaaataataGAAGATAAGTAAAAACCAGAATAATTGGCGGAAAATTTGTTGAGCTTCCGTGTGACCACCATCTCGaaagtttattttctaattttataccaataaataataaaatacatttatactaATAAACTATTTGATCGATTCTGCCTAATGTATTAATTAGCTTATAAAAAATCGCTCTTttcgaatgaaaaatataaattaaatttttcaaataataatatttaaggttattcaaattaagataagcatttctgtgggctgtattatgcattttgttaaaatatatccccttcaggacccacattaaaaatatttagctagatttattgtgggtcctttttttcaatatatattttttatgatctgagcaaaaaatagcaaatattttcattgatttccaAATGGAATAActattgttttttaagaaaattcgtaGAATGTAAAAAAAGTGTTTACATTCTCTCTAAATCATTgagaattttctcaaaattcgcTAAAACTTAGAtacaaagaaatttattataacatttcataaaaatcatcTAAATTGGGAACTGTTCTTaagaatcaagaaaaaaaaacttttaaattttctactagGTGTGATTCTATTAAACGACACATTAGACTATGTTCATATTTTGGTCAACagtgcattaaatttaattgaattcttAAATATCATTGTTGTCATACAATTTGTGAACAGTTCATTGCTGTTGTGGCAACGTTTTAAATGGCTAAACATGAAAGCGGATGACTTAAGAAATGCAGAAATcgatctttttaaaaatgataaatatttaaatttagggCCATCATCTATAATTGAAtcgcaaaataaaattgaatttgataaacagtatcatatttttattataagtcaAATTCATGATAAATTATGTgatgtttccaaaaattttaatggggtTTATTCTGTACAGTTATTAATTTCAATGGCAGCACGATTTATAATAGTTACAgctgaattaattaaaatgtataaaattttcaataatttaagtgATACAATTATCGTTTCATTAATATTGAgtttaattcgatttttattacatacatcgaatatttttatgattgctAGTGCTTGTTCATTAACTGAGAATGAGGTAATTATGATCAAAATGTGGGTATATCttacacaataaataaattttggtccAGTAGACCCAGAGTTTATCCgctacatacacacatacacaaaaaaacaaacttttatctctttataatattaggGTAGATGGCGAATAATCCCGTTTGATCTTTTCTCGGTTGAAATATCAATGAAGCACAtaattaaatttgcataaatacttattattttttttttaaaacaactgaTTTAACTTTAGGCAAAACAGACGgcaattattttgcataagatATGGGATCAATCACAGAATTTAAAATCACAAGTAAgttgttttctattttctattcaGAAAATAGTAGAATTtagcaaaaatttattcaaatcatcATCGATTTATTCTCGTCCtcctgtatttttataaaattaagatttttatttcaggtgaagtttttttcattacaaGCACAACATCAATATGTGAAATATTCCGCTTGTGGATTTTTTAACTTGGATTATACTATCATATACGAAGTGAGTtgaatatatttggaaataagttttatatttattcaataagaaaaaattatgccatttttgaaatttacgtATTCTGAAACACgcgaatatttaataaaataaggaaCCTTAAAGCTCCCTAGAGTTATACACTCAAAACAATTATTACTGTAGGTACGGCTGCGGCCGATACGAAGGCAAATATTACTTTACAATAAACATATGCAAGTACAAAATAGTACGTCGGAAAATGAATGGactgtgaaatcaattttaagataaaaagatattcattttttaaaagcaatttttgttcaaaattgttttttcataaactcaATTGCtataatttcatactaaaaGTCCTTTACGAACctataccatttttaaaattttatttaaaaaaccaaaacagcCAGAGTGATTTAACTTACTTGTTTTGAATAGAACTTTACTTAGAAgctgttttatattttgatttatcgttataacgaaatatttttaatttacgtttttttttttaaatttatgaaatgtttgattttcattttatttgtagaTGTTGGGCGCTGTTactacatatttaataatagtcATACAGTTTGATTTATCCAGACAACAAAATGAAGAAACAATGTGcactcaaatttaaaaatcgtgACATTTTCACGTCCTATATTCAATGGTATTGAAAATACTTCttaacaagcgaaaacaaacaattgactgagttaattgttgaaataccatgtataggcagtgttgataatacatctaggcatataaatatcgcgagtatgacaaagtacatgcgttaagcaatgcatctaagtaagagatattatagatgttatatgaaattgcaaaaaaagacttgtatcgtggcttctatgtcttttcagctatacaacagttcttctgttgtgtgcctgcatagagtgggagagaacacatgtatataatactgctcacttagatgcattatataaaaatttcagcttgatatgttttttcgtttttgagttatcgtgatgacagatggacagacagaccgaaaatggactaatttaatgattttatgaacacctatacctaaatttttttcatagcatcaagatttttaagcgttacaaacttgggacaaaacttagtacaccttggtatatttcatatacataaactaaaaactaaagtacataaacaaaaaatcgaaaaaaatttatggtttctgatttgaatgaaacttagtatataaggtaattttgacccaaaaaattcaaaaatcgtattcatttggtgattggaagcataatttttgaattatcacccattatcccatattttggctcgatatctccgaaactagttgcctaaccgttatattaatacgatttttgaattttttgggtcaaaattaccttataaacagagttttatcaaaatcagagacaaaaaaattttctcgattttttcgattttttataaaggggtaccccttaaaaaaattccaaaaaatcgaaaaaaatttatggtttctgatttggataaaacttagtctataaggtaattttgacccaaaaaattcaaaaatcgtattcatttggtgattggaagcataatttttgaattatcacccattatcccatattttggctcgatatctccgaaactagttgcctaaccgttatattaatacgatttttgaattttttgggtcaaaattaccttataaaatgaattttatcgaaattggagacaaaaaaattttctcgattttttcgattttttataaagggtaccccttaaaaaagttccaaaaaatcgaaaaaaccaataattgtaattttggaataattaataattttgtagtaataattttgaatggaatatgCAAAGTAGAGCTGCCtattcgtttaaataaattttagtaatttttttattattgaatagttttaatatttatgaagaaacaagtgaaaacaaacaattgactgagttaattgttgaaataccatgcatagtcagtgttgatttctttatcacattacacatacaaacatgtgacacatacataactgataa
The Chrysoperla carnea chromosome 4, inChrCarn1.1, whole genome shotgun sequence genome window above contains:
- the LOC123297858 gene encoding putative gustatory receptor 28a, which gives rise to MCRNNHSRENRLIRLNEIIRPLHTLSKFFGLAPYHLNLNSIESITILSVVAFLIPFCIIFGILIFIGHYMESNYTETNIIGLILRVEFYFGLIMMATNIIFAGIRQKRLQYTLNQLKGIDQAFSNYGVILLNDTLDYVHILVNSALNLIEFLNIIVVIQFVNSSLLLWQRFKWLNMKADDLRNAEIDLFKNDKYLNLGPSSIIESQNKIEFDKQYHIFIISQIHDKLCDVSKNFNGVYSVQLLISMAARFIIVTAELIKMYKIFNNLSDTIIVSLILSLIRFLLHTSNIFMIASACSLTENEAKQTAIILHKIWDQSQNLKSQVKFFSLQAQHQYVKYSACGFFNLDYTIIYEMLGAVTTYLIIVIQFDLSRQQNEETMCTQI
- the LOC123297251 gene encoding 1,5-anhydro-D-fructose reductase-like — encoded protein: MSKVPTVKLNNGVEMPVLGLGTYKSQPNAVTKAVEDAIDAGYRHFDCAFFYDNEKEVGDGIQTKIKEGVVQRKDLFICSKLWNNTHSQQSVVPACRKSLELLQTDYLDLYLVHWPVGFKEGDELTPKTEDGKVATSDIDYIETWRGMEECARLGLARAIGVSNFNHEQLERILSVAEIKPTVNQVECNPNINQKKLIQYCKEHDIVVTAYCPLGKAAEARTKPGAPVASMEEPGVIEIAAKYKKTPAQVVLRYLIQHGVVVIPKSITKSRIIENIDCFDFTLDQKEMDYFDTLNKNIRLATFKDCKDHKYFPFNLEY
- the LOC123297856 gene encoding 1,5-anhydro-D-fructose reductase-like; translated protein: MEAIDIGYRLFDCAYSYQNELQIGQGIRAKIEDGTVKREELTIVSKVWNTFHSQSAVYESCQKALQVFGLTYIDIYLIHWPMGFKENKDQIIPIEKGNVLFSDIDYLETWRGMENCFRNGLVKAIGVSNFNQEQLSRLIDKCFILPTINQIECNPHMNQSALRAFCKDFGIVIMAYAPLERGLKIQFGKIPSLFEEPILKQLQRKYKKTLCQIIIRYLIQLGTIPIPKTINKRRLKENINVFNFNLTRIDMEKIDTLNHNIRHYLFLEAEQHQHYPFDIYWNRQ